Part of the Xenopus laevis strain J_2021 chromosome 2S, Xenopus_laevis_v10.1, whole genome shotgun sequence genome is shown below.
CCATGAAGTTGTAGAAATTCCAACACCCTTGTTGTTTGAACCTTtgcttctttctttgtttttgccGTTACCAGAATATCGTCTAAGTAATGAAAGACTGAAATCCCTTCTTTCCTTAATTCGGCTATTAATGTGACCAAAATCTTGGTAAACACCCGTGGGGATTGAGACAGGCCAAATGGGAGACATTTGAATTGCACATGTACCCCTCCCACTTCGAATCTCAGATACTTCCTGTGATCCTGACAAATTGGTACATGGAAATACGCATCTTTCAAGTCGATATTGGTGAGCCAATCCCCAACCGAAATCGCCTGTATTACTGATGCtagagattccattttgaatttctttttctgtagAAACTTGTTTAGACTTCTCATGTCTAACACTGGCCTCATAGCTCCTGAAGCCTTCTTCACTAGGAATAACCTTGAATAAAACCCCCTTCTTCTTTCGAACGGAGGAACGAATTCTATGGCCTCTGAAGCGAATAGCTGACCCATGTACTCCTGGAACAGACTCTGTGCTTCTTTTGATTCCTGAACAGATGAACTTAGAAAATGATCCTTTCTTGGAACTTTTGAAAActctaaataaaaacctttttctaCTGTATCGCATACCCAGCGATCTTGTATGTTTTCGGCCCAGACACGAGCGAATAGCGCCAATCTGCCACCTACTTTTGTCTGGACCAAGACATCCTCATTGCTGCTGAACTGATGAGCCTGAGGTGGAGAAACCTCTTGATCTTTTGATATTGCCTCTTGAGCTCTGACGGCCTGCTCTCCATGACGACTGTCTGTTAAATTCTCTTCCTGGCCTATATTGTCTGGAGGTTCTAAAAgatctctctttttctctgtgaaaGGATGTATCAAATCTTATTCTCTTATTCCTGCCCTCTTGAGGAAGGAATACACTTTTTCCTCCAGAGACTTTTTTGATGATTGAATCCAATCTCTCCCCAAACAACATTCCTCCTTCAAACGGCAGTTGGCATAAGTTGGCCTTTGAGGCTGCATCTGCTGCCCAGGGCTTAAGCCACAGAGCCCTTCTTGCCGCCACTGAAAGCGCCATGGATCTTGCCATAAAGTGAACTAGATCAATAGAGGCCTCTGACATAAAATCAACTGCCAATTTACAATCAGCCAAGCTTTCAAGCAATTTAGGCCTCTTTACATTAGATGAAATTGCTTCTTCCACTTCAGCAAGCCACACCTTCAAGGCCCGAGAAACCGACGTGAGCGCTACTGCCGGTCTGCATGCTGCGCCTGCTGCTCCAAAAGATTTTTTGAGATTAAATTCAATCTTTTTCTCCATCGGTTCTCTGAAAACTGCCGCATCGTCCACTGGTAAGGTGGTCCTTTTGGCTAGCCTAACAACCGCTGCATCCACTTTTGGCGGTGAATCCCAGAACTTCGCATCCTCCTCATCAAAGggatattttttaagaaattttccTGCAGTCTGAGGTCTcttctctgtttttttccattctgttGTAATAATATCCTTAATTGAAGCATGTACTGGAAAACACACTGACCTCTTCTTCAGAGAAGGGAACAACCTGTCTGCTGATGACAATCTGGAAGGTTCCAAGGAAAACGTTAGTGTTTGCCGAACAGCTTTTATCAGCGGATCAATCACTGTTAGATCAAAATTGGAGTCTTCCTCCATCTCGATTTCCCCTTCCTCAGATCCCATAGGAGAATCTATATCTGAATCTTCCGAAAGTTCTCCCTCTGAAACTTCAGACAGGGAGTCTGTATGTCTGGAGTAACCATGTCTTGTTCTCTTTTTTGCAGTAGCTACTTCTTGAAAAGCTTGCACTACCGCCTGCTTAATGACAGCCCCCAAAGATTCAGCGAAAGCTTGATTTTCAAGAGGATTAGACGTTCCTGGCTCTCCCTGAACTTGAACTGACGTAGCCTTTTCTGGcgttttgtctttcttttcagtGGCAGGAAGGCTGTGTAATTATAAGAAAACAGTAATTACCTTCctgtatatctctctctctctcttagcacACAGGCATCAAAAAACATCTCTCACCTTTTCCCTTTGGGGTGAGGTGGTTTGCCCGGCATTCCTGACTCCATAGAggtgctgtataaatatatatataattttaatccgCATCCCAGACAGTAACATCCTCCTGGCAAACAACACCATACTGtacatacctgtataacagaaaAAACCCAGACTCCTGCAGCACACAGCGTCCGTTTAGGGAGTAAGAGGACTGTGCCTGCCTGATTGTGACTCTAAATACCTTATGGCGTCTCCGTGGCGTGAAAAAACCCCCACTTCCGGTTTTCGCCATGCTGCCAGGATCCAAGATGGCGTCTACTATCCTTCCGCCTCTACGTCACTTGCCGCACTCTGCCGAACCGGCttccgtgacgtcacttccgggtaTGCGCAAGGCTACGCAATGCCCTCTCGCCTTCCTAACCCGCCGAACACGGGAGGTACGGCATGGCCTCGGCTGCTTCCCTACAACCTCTTGGCCCTCCCCTGCTAACCCCAACAAGGGGGAGCTATCGGGACTTCAGCTAGCAAGGgggagaagagaaagagagagagagccccCCTGCTGCTGGACTGATCCGAACTGCACCATCGACCCGCGACaggaaaaaaaagacagtgaGTAGATGGGGGGCGGGCACTTTTAACTTGCTTGGGGAGGATCCTGTCCATTGGCCTGGTGAGTGgatttaacccattggtgaattgCTGCCATGGGTGACAAGGAAAGATAGATTACATTTATGACTAACAACCactattgaaaatattttattaatattttgcacaggttaccaaaatacccatttatttttacactgaacagatCCTTtatgggaaggcagtgtgcaGAGCGCAGATAACTGCAGCTGCTCTGATGAATCCATTACTACCCGAGTTTGGCATTTCTGTGGTATGAACCCAAGCTTGTGCATCATTTAAATGGTGCAAATTAGAGAGAAGCACAGCCTTGCACTGGATTTGCTGGGGGAGCTAGTAAATGCTGCCTAAAGTCTCCATCATCACCAATGAATAGCTGTCACAATTGGAAACATTACTTAATGCTTGGGTCAATATGATATGATTTACTATAAAGCATGAAGTCAAGGAGGAATAATCTTACCATTTCCATTGGAGGTAGGCTCTGCTGATTCCCAGTCCATTGATTTCAACACTGCCTTTTTCCATCTAGCATATCGAAATTCACTTTCTAGATAAAGAGTTAAAGGAGAGGAAGAGTGATGAATCTGTTTCTTAATATTTATTTCTCTGAAGCAAATGCATAGTATGTGGTTTTTACCTTCTGGGTTGATTTGTGGTTCAAACCGTTCACATGTTACAGCAGTTAAATCTCCAGGATTTAGGCTCCAGACGCCAACACCTTCAGCAGCGCCTGCAGCCATAGCAGCACCCAGTGCAGT
Proteins encoded:
- the LOC121400644 gene encoding lamina-associated polypeptide 2-like — protein: MESGMPGKPPHPKGKSLPATEKKDKTPEKATSVQVQGEPGTSNPLENQAFAESLGAVIKQAVVQAFQEVATAKKRTRHGYSRHTDSLSEVSEGELSEDSDIDSPMGSEEGEIEMEEDSNFDLTVIDPLIKAVRQTLTFSLEPSRLSSADRLFPSLKKRSVCFPVHASIKDIITTEWKKTEKRPQTAGKFLKKYPFDEEDAKFWDSPPKVDAAVVRLAKRTTLPVDDAAVFREPMEKKIEFNLKKSFGAAGAACRPAVALTSVSRALKVWLAEVEEAISSNVKRPKLLESLADCKLAVDFMSEASIDLVHFMARSMALSVAARRALWLKPWAADAASKANLCQLPFEGGMLFGERLDSIIKKVSGGKSVFLPQEGRNKRIRFDTSFHREKERSFRTSRQYRPGREFNRQSSWRAGRQSSRGNIKRSRGFSTSGSSVQQQ